A stretch of DNA from Bacillus sp. Marseille-Q1617:
ATGACATTTCGAATGAATTCAAGGAAACGACGAGCTTTGCATTTGAATGGATGAATGATCATTACAATGCGAATACGAGAAAAGACTTTGGTGAAGTTTTTAATCGGTATATTCAAAACTAGAAGAATAATATAAGCGTCTGCCATTTATATGGCAGACGTTTTTTTAAGAATATAGACGCCAATCTCCGATGAATGGGTCAGGCTGAGGAAAATGGACGAATAATAATAGCTGAAGTGAAATATCTATATAAAAAGATTCATAGTACAAGTTCAATTTTTATTATTGGAAGACTAGTAAAGCTCTAGATAGGGGCTGATTCTTTGAAACGGAACGCCAATGTGAATGCCGTCATCTTTGTTCTTTTCTTCTTACTTATCATCCATGTCATCCGGATTATCCTCCACGCTAAAATCTACATCGTATACAGTATGGGGGTTGGCCCGCTTTTCTTAATAGGACTCATTATTTTCCTCATTGTATTGCTTTATTTTAAAGGGTGAGTATTAGAAATTGTAAGGATTGCCGGGGATCAGGCAGCTGACCACCGGTTTTTTATTTGGCACTGGCGCGACATTATTAGCAAGTAACTTTGTAAAAAAACGTGAGGAAAAAGACCGGATTTTGTTAACAATATCTTTATCAAGCTCTAATTGTATCAACATATCGGTTTAACATCCCTTTTCTAGAATGTAGGTGAATACATATTTTAGTTAGGAGATGAATAAAATGAGCAAAAAATTATTAGTAGGTACAGGGGTTGCCTTTTCGTTGTTATTCAGCCCGATCAGTCAGGTGTTTGCAGAAGAGCCTACAGCAGGCGAGAGGAAACAGGTAGATAATGTAGCGCACCGCGGGGCAGCGGGTTATGCTCCTGAAAATACGATTGCTGGTTTTGATCTGGCAGTTGATATGAAATCCGATTATATTGAAATCGATGTTCAAAGAAGTAAAGATGGTGAATTAGTGGTGATCCATGATACAACGGTGGATCGTACGACAGATGGAACTGGAAAAGTAGGGGAGTTAACACTTGGGCAGCTTAAAAGCCTTGATGCAGGAAGCTGGAAAGGGGAACAATTTGCTGGAGAAACGATCCCGACATTTGAAGAGGTTCTTGAGCGTTACCACGGTAAAGTTGGGATCTTAATAGAATTAAAGGCTCCGGAGCTTTATCCTGGCATTGAAAAAGAAGTGGCAGAAGCATTAGAAAAACAAAATCTGGATAAACCCCAGAATGAAAAAATCATCATTCAATCTTTTAACTTTGAATCCATGAAAAAGATGGATCAGCTTCTTCCTCAAGTTCCCATCGGTGTACTGACGTATCATCTTGCCGATACAACAGCGGAAGCTTTGCAGGAGTTTTCAACCTATGCGGAATGGTTCAACCCAAGCTATGGGATTGTGTCTGAAGAATTAGTCGATGAAGTCCACTCCCTTGATATGCAAATAGGCTCATGGACGGTACGCAGTCAAGAAGCGGCAGACTTTCTATTCGAAATGAAAGTTGACGCCATCATTACTGATTATCCGGATTATGTAGATCCTGGGGCTGAGAACTAATAAGCATATCCTTTTTCTCCACAAAAAAAGGAGCCTCCGCCCCTTTTTTCAACCTTAATAGGAAAAGCTCCCTGTCCAAGAAGGGAGCTTTTTCATCATGTCCAGTTATTACAACAACACTTTATCCAATTCATACATTTTATCATAAGCGGAGAGCAATTCTTCAGGCACCAGTGTCCGCCCATACACCCAGGCGTTCTTCTCGATCAGCGCATTTAACTCTTTTATTTCCTTTTTGTCACCATACATCAGAATCCTCGTGTCATGCTTATTCTTCTTAAAGTCCAGATAATAGCCGAGCACACGGTAAAGAACGATTTTCACAAGGTTCTCCTTTGTCTCTTTTATATTCAATTTCGCTATATACCCATTGATTTTCAGGTAATTGAATCTGATTGTGTTGTGGGATACGTTATAACTCATCGGCACAGTGAGCTGATTGTTCGATTCATACTTGATCTCTAAGTTGTGATCGGATAATGTCTGCTGGATGATTTTTTCGATATTCCATATGTAAAGCATTCTATATCACTACCCTTCGACGACTATTGTTTCAGTATAAGGAGGATTTCTTTCTTTGTAAAATATCAGCTATGTCCATTGATTTCCACGCATATGGCACTTGGTCTATTAGCCCCGTTCCCATAATAAATATAAGGTGAAGGGGGGACGGCCGATGAGCTTGTTTGAGAGTCATGTGAAAAAGAACTTAATGAGGCTGCACCGGAATGTATACGTATCGCGGGATGACCCGCAGTATTATGAGAAGGTCCTCCGCTATAAGGATCCCGACAATTCCGAGGCGCATTACTATGTCGGAAAGAAATGTGAAGAAGAGGGAGCGCTGGTGAAGGCTTATCTTCATTATAAACATGCTGCAGACGCGCAGTCCCCATATTATTTTCAAGCAAAAAGGGCCTATAAGTCTCTGGAGGAAAGAATCAATCCTCCCCCGAGGCCCCTGCCGGCGGTTCGGAAAAAAATTCCTGTTTATATGAAGTCCCTTATCGTGTTCCTTATTCTTTTTAACTTGTTTCTGGTTGCCATTTTATTCTGGAAGGCGGATTCCCTCAGGGCGATCGCCTCAAATGTAAAGGGTTGGGGGACGGATAAAGAAGTGGTATATGAGACTGAAGACATCCCCTACGTTGTTTATTTTCCTGAAGATACCACGCTTCAAGAGGTGGAGGATACTATTTATAACAAGGTGGTGCGAATAGGAAAGGGGCAATCGAACAAGAGTGTTCTGTTATACGGTGTCTGGACAGCCGATCCCGGCCTTTCCCTTAAGGTCCTCCCATTAAAGAGCGATAGGATAAAATCCCAGGCATTTGTGATGGCTGAGTACAATTCCGCCATTGATGACTCAGTCAAAATCCGGTTCTTGAACAGCCAGCAGGCTGCCATTGATCCTTACTCGAATACCTACATTGGAACCAATCTTTTGCGAACGGCCCTGGAGGCGTATATAAATGAAAAAGGATCTGCGCCGCCTGCTCTTGATGCCCTTGTGGACAATTACCCCAATAATTACCTCAGCTACATCCCAAAGGAGCAATACCTTGGTTCGAATGGCGTCTCACCCACTCATTCAGGCAAAGGCGGCTGGGTATATGATCCGCATGCTCCAAGCTTAGAAAAAATGGTCTATCCCAATATCACAGACGCCATTCAAATTCCTTTTCATCCTGTCGAGGTCATCGTGGATAAGAGATCATTTACTCTGATGGTGAAAAGTTCTCCCTATTTAATGGAGTTGAAACAAGTGGGCCTGGGGAGAAATGATTCCACTCCGGAAGGGACATTCACTGTTCTGGATCGAGTCGTGGAACCAGTTGGGATCAGCCCGGATATGTTTGGTGCCGCTGGTCTCGGTATGGGTGATTACGCCATTCATGGGACATATGAGGAGGATTCCATCGGGAAGGATCGATCGCTGGGGTGTATCCGGCTGTCCAATGAGGACGTTCAAGATATTTTTGATATTGTACCGAAGGGAGCGGTTGTGAGGATCGTTGATAATCCTCTATTGATGACGGGGTATAAAGAGGCGGGGGATATGGATGCTGGAATTCCTGAGGAAAAATCAGGGGGAAACCAATCTACTAAAAGAATATTTGGTTGGGCAGGGTGAATATAAACCTTGAACTTATAGACTAAAAAAGGAGTCACTTTGCTATAAAACCAGTAGATAAATAAAAAAGCAGGGAAAACCATAAAGGTTTTCCCTGCTTTTTGGTATGGAGCATAGCGGGATCGAACCGCTGACCTTTTGGCTGCCAGCCAAACGCTCTCCCAGCTGAGCTAATGCCCCGTGTTCAATATGTATGCCTCGTTAGTGGCTATGAAAATAGTTTACTGGATTGTCTATTTTATTGTCAATACCATTTTTATAGAAACGCACATAATTTTTGTACCGATTTGATAGCGGAAGAATTCAACTCGTTATCAATGTAAACTTTCTCCCAATCATGGTAACATTAAAATTAATGACAAGTACGGAGGATCCCTTATGCGTATTTTTAGGATTTTGAACAATAATGCGGTGGTGGTTGTGGACGGACCGCAGGAGAAGATTGTGATGGGGAGCGGGATTGCGTTTCAGAAGAAGCGGAATGATATCATCCCGAAGGACAAGATTGAGAAGATATTTGTCCTGCACGGAAACTCCTCTGAGAAGTTCCAACAGCTGCTGGCGACACTGCCGGAGGAACACATTGAAATAGCGGAAAATATCATCTCTTTTGCGGAAGGCCATCTCCATGCACCACTTAGTGATCATATTCACATCGCGCTGACGGACCATCTTTCTTTTGCACTTGAAAGGCTCGAGCAGGGCATTCCGATTCAGAATAAACTGCTGAACGAGATCAAGATGCTGTACAAGAAGGAATATGAAGTCGGCTTATGGGCGAAGGAAGAGATCAAGAATAAACTCGGAATCGACATTCCGGAAGATGAGGCAGCCCACATAGCCCTTCACATCCACACGGCAAAAATGGACGCCCCATCCATGAGCGAGTCTTTGAAGCAGGCGACGATTCTAAGAGACTTCGTCGATAAAATCGAAGAAATCCTGAATATCGAAGTCGAAGAGTCCAGTATCAATTATCAGCGGCTCATCACGCATCTCAGGTTTGCCCTGAACAGGATCCAGCAGGGCGATCAGTTCGATCCGATTGATGAGGATATGTTCGATCTCATTAAGATGAAATATGAATCTGCTTATCAAACGTCAAAACAATTAACTGAATACTTGCAGGAAGAATACGACATCCAATTTCCCCAATCCGAAATTGCTTATATTGCCCTGCATATTCAAAGATTACTGTAGGGACAGTCGGAACCGAATAACGAATGACAGACATGCTTCACGATTTTGATTACGGTTGGAGATTATCATTAATATTGGAGGCTGCATGACAGTCCCGCTAAAAACGAATGAACCAAGGAGGTTAGTGCCTCCTTGGTTCATTCATTTTCTTTTCCACTGACTTGCGTCTGAGTAGAGCCAGGGCTTTCCAATAAAAATTGATCACAAGGTGGTTTCCTGGATTGAAATTAGAGGTATGTTAACATAGGTAAGGTACATAATTATCGAGAGGTGAAGCATGAAACAGGCAACAAGAGTATTTTGGTATGCATTATTTATTACATTGATCGTTGTCGTTTGGGGTTCTGCAGCTCCAAAGAAACTGGAAAAATTCACGGCATCGGTCACGCAGGGAATTTTAAATAAATTCGGCTGGTTTTATTTATTGATTGTCATTGCCATTCTTCTATTCTGTGTTTATTTAATGTTCTCGCGGTACGGAAAAATAAAACTTGGTAAAGAAAACGATAAACCGGAGTTCAGCAACTCATCATGGTTTGCAATGCTCTTCAGTGCCGGGATGGGGATGGGCCTTGTCTTCTGGACAACGGCTGAACCGATTTCACATGCATTCATCAGCAGTCCGGCGGCAGAAGCCGGGACTGATGCAGCTGTGAAAGATGCATTGAAGTATTCGTTTTTCCACTGGGGAATCCATGCATGGGCCGTTTACGGAATCGTGGCACTGGTCCTGGCATACTTTAAATTCAACCGCGGGGCCCCGGGCTTGATCAGCGCTACGCTTATCCCGCTATTTGGAGAAAAGCGGATGAAAGGATTCCTGGGTCAGTGGATCGATGTCCTGGCCGTTTTCGCGACGGTAGTCGGTGTTGCGGCCACTCTCGGTTTTGGATCCGCTCAAATAACCGGCGGACTTTCATTCTTATTTGGTATACCAAACAATTTTACCGTCCAGCTCATCGTCTTGACGGTCTCTACCATTCTATTTATTTGGTCCGCATGGTCGGGTATCGGTAGGGGGATTAAATACCTGAGTAACATCAATATGGGGCTCGCCGCTCTTCTGCTGGTGCTATTATTCATCGTCGGACCGACGCTGCTCATATTGAATATGTTTACACATACCCTTGGCAGCTATGTTGCAGATTTCTTTAAAATGAGTCTCAGGATTGCACCGATGGACCCGGAAAGCCGGACATGGATCAATGGATGGACCATTTTCTACTGGGCGTGGTGGATCTCCTGGGCACCTTTCGTGGGGATCTTCATTGCGAGGATTTCAAAAGGACGTACGATCAAGGAATTTTTATTTGGCGTTCTATTGCTTCCTTCCCTCGTATGCTTCATCTTCTTCTCCGTATTCGGGGTTTCGGCATTACGGTTGGAAAACCTGGGGATGGCGGCCATTTCCGAATTCAGCCTGGAGACTTCCACATTTGGAACACTCGCAGAGTATCCGCTCGGTACGTTCATGTCGATTCTGACGATTTTTGTCATCGCCATTTTCTTCATTACGTCTGCAGATTCTGCCACATTTGTTCTGGGAATGCTCAGCACAAATGGAAGGTTGAATCCAGACAATCAGATTAAAATGGCATGGGGCCTCATCCAGTCCATGATGGCCGCTGCAGTCGTCTACTTCGGCGGGACCCAGGGTCTTCAGAACATGCTGATTATCGCAGCCCTGCCATTTGCGATCGTCATCATTCTGATGGGAGTGTCATTTTTTAAAGACATACGGGTGGAATTACGTTCAAAGAAGAACGATCCAAAACACAATCTACTGAAAAAAGGCAGCTAATCGGCTAACGGGTTCTGTTTTAAGGGACAACCTATTAAAAACATTGGAAAAAGGGAAGCAAATCGTCATGATTTTGCAACCCTTTTTTTATTGGATATACCAAGCTTTTTAAGGAATTCGGAATCTAATTTGTATATTAATTTGTTACCGAAACGGCACTAAAATTGAAGCGGTACAGAACTTTCTGTAACGCTTCAATTACAATGTTTTTTATAATCTAGCTAATGAGTTTGTTTGGTCTCCAAAGTTGAAAGTGGTGAAAATTAGGTAAATCCTTATTAAACTAAAAAACAGGTTGGGAATTTTCAGGTGCATAGGATGCCTTATCCTTTATAGAGTAACTAAAGATATAAATAAGGGAAAATTTTCCCGTTAATCTGTTGAAGCTCGCTTGGATAGGGGTAAATAAGGGAAAAATTTTCTTTTAATTTTGCACAGATCCACAATTTTAATGTTTTTCAAGTAAATAGAAGTAAATTTTCCCTTTATTTTAACTGTTTTCAGTTCGATTTCGTTATTAAGGGAAACTTCTCCCCTTATTTAATCATCCAATGATACTGATTCTTTCATCTTGCTCGAGAGGTTCTTCGTGTAAGATTATCTGTAAATGCATCTGCAATTACTACCACATTTTGCGGTGTAGATTGCCATTTTGTACTCCAAAACAGAACCCGTTACTGATCGGCGGCCCTTTTTTCATAAAAAACCGGTTGACGGTACCGTTTTCATATTGTAGAATGTTGTCGAAAACAACTTTATATCGAGGATTGTTACTGATTATGCAGGCAAGACCTAGAATGTATAAGACAGCGGTAGAAGTCTATCAAATGACCTACCTCTATTTTCTTATATATTTTAGGTCTTTTTTTGTTGCTGAATAGAAAATAGAGGAGGAATTTTTGATGAATCATCGTGAAGTAGCTGAGAAGCTAGTGCCGC
This window harbors:
- a CDS encoding L,D-transpeptidase, with amino-acid sequence MSLFESHVKKNLMRLHRNVYVSRDDPQYYEKVLRYKDPDNSEAHYYVGKKCEEEGALVKAYLHYKHAADAQSPYYFQAKRAYKSLEERINPPPRPLPAVRKKIPVYMKSLIVFLILFNLFLVAILFWKADSLRAIASNVKGWGTDKEVVYETEDIPYVVYFPEDTTLQEVEDTIYNKVVRIGKGQSNKSVLLYGVWTADPGLSLKVLPLKSDRIKSQAFVMAEYNSAIDDSVKIRFLNSQQAAIDPYSNTYIGTNLLRTALEAYINEKGSAPPALDALVDNYPNNYLSYIPKEQYLGSNGVSPTHSGKGGWVYDPHAPSLEKMVYPNITDAIQIPFHPVEVIVDKRSFTLMVKSSPYLMELKQVGLGRNDSTPEGTFTVLDRVVEPVGISPDMFGAAGLGMGDYAIHGTYEEDSIGKDRSLGCIRLSNEDVQDIFDIVPKGAVVRIVDNPLLMTGYKEAGDMDAGIPEEKSGGNQSTKRIFGWAG
- a CDS encoding PRD domain-containing protein, which gives rise to MRIFRILNNNAVVVVDGPQEKIVMGSGIAFQKKRNDIIPKDKIEKIFVLHGNSSEKFQQLLATLPEEHIEIAENIISFAEGHLHAPLSDHIHIALTDHLSFALERLEQGIPIQNKLLNEIKMLYKKEYEVGLWAKEEIKNKLGIDIPEDEAAHIALHIHTAKMDAPSMSESLKQATILRDFVDKIEEILNIEVEESSINYQRLITHLRFALNRIQQGDQFDPIDEDMFDLIKMKYESAYQTSKQLTEYLQEEYDIQFPQSEIAYIALHIQRLL
- a CDS encoding BCCT family transporter, which produces MKQATRVFWYALFITLIVVVWGSAAPKKLEKFTASVTQGILNKFGWFYLLIVIAILLFCVYLMFSRYGKIKLGKENDKPEFSNSSWFAMLFSAGMGMGLVFWTTAEPISHAFISSPAAEAGTDAAVKDALKYSFFHWGIHAWAVYGIVALVLAYFKFNRGAPGLISATLIPLFGEKRMKGFLGQWIDVLAVFATVVGVAATLGFGSAQITGGLSFLFGIPNNFTVQLIVLTVSTILFIWSAWSGIGRGIKYLSNINMGLAALLLVLLFIVGPTLLILNMFTHTLGSYVADFFKMSLRIAPMDPESRTWINGWTIFYWAWWISWAPFVGIFIARISKGRTIKEFLFGVLLLPSLVCFIFFSVFGVSALRLENLGMAAISEFSLETSTFGTLAEYPLGTFMSILTIFVIAIFFITSADSATFVLGMLSTNGRLNPDNQIKMAWGLIQSMMAAAVVYFGGTQGLQNMLIIAALPFAIVIILMGVSFFKDIRVELRSKKNDPKHNLLKKGS
- a CDS encoding glycerophosphodiester phosphodiesterase family protein, giving the protein MSKKLLVGTGVAFSLLFSPISQVFAEEPTAGERKQVDNVAHRGAAGYAPENTIAGFDLAVDMKSDYIEIDVQRSKDGELVVIHDTTVDRTTDGTGKVGELTLGQLKSLDAGSWKGEQFAGETIPTFEEVLERYHGKVGILIELKAPELYPGIEKEVAEALEKQNLDKPQNEKIIIQSFNFESMKKMDQLLPQVPIGVLTYHLADTTAEALQEFSTYAEWFNPSYGIVSEELVDEVHSLDMQIGSWTVRSQEAADFLFEMKVDAIITDYPDYVDPGAEN